TGGGGTAAATGCTCGATGCCCCAGGTCTTTTTTGATCATGATGAAAAGAGTGAACAGGTATTAACTCCTAATTTTTCCTTTAATAGGATGAAGGTGCAATTATGCCTTTTCTTCGTGCAATTATCACCTTTATTGGTGCAATTATCACTATGTATCGTGCAATTACCTGTGTTGTCCGTGCAATTATCTCCAATGAGTAAGAGAATAATTTTTCCAATTGGCTGATCGGTTGTCTTTGTTCTCGTTTTTCAAGACAAATGCGCCTGCTTAGACTAGATGACGGACACTTCTGTCCGTGAAGAGCTAGATGACGGACACTTTCTCGCCTTTTTCACGAATTTCTGTCCGTCATGTGCTAGATGACGGACACTTTCTCGCCTTTTTCACGAATTTCTGTCCGTCACAAGCTAGATGGCGGACACTTTCTCGCCTTTTTCACGAATTTCTGTCCGTCATGTGCTAGATGACGGACACTTTCTCGCCTTTTTCACGAATTTCTGTCCGTCACGAGCTAGATGACGGACACTTTCTCGCCTTTTTCACGAATTTCTGTCCGTCACGAGCTAATTGACGGACACTTTCTCGCCTTTTTCACGAATTTCTGTCCGTCACGAGCTAGATGACGGACACTTCCACGCAGTTTTCATGGATTCCTGTCCGTCATTTGCTAAGTGACGGACACTTTCTCGCCTTTTTTACGAATTTCTGTCCGTCACGAGCTAGATGACGGACACATTCCTGTGGTTTTCATGAATTTAATTATCAATCATACCCCATCTTGTTTTATAATTAGCTGTAAGATTCAAATCTTATTTTCAGGAGGTCATTTCATGGATTGGAAGATGAAAGCCGATAAGTGGCTTGGTTTTGCCGGATTGGATCCGGAGCTGAAAACCGAACTTGATTCACTAAAGGATAATGAGAAAGCTTTAGAGGAAGTATTTTATAAAAACCTGGAGTTCGGGACTGGCGGCATGCGCGGTGAGATTGGCGCTGGTACCAACCGGATGAACTTATATACTGTCCGCAAGGCATCTGCAGGCCTGGCAGCATACATAGAAGAGCAAGGGAATGAAGCGAAACAGCGTGGTATGGCAATTGCCTATGATTCCCGCCATAAATCACCTGAATTTGCTATGGAAGCAGCGAAGACATTGGCAACCCGCGGCATCCAGACATATGTCTTTGAAGAGTTAAGGCCAACACCGGAGCTGTCTTTCGCAGTCCGCTACCTGCATGCATACGCTGGAATCGTCATTACCGCCAGCCATAACCCGCCTGAATACAATGGCTATAAAGTATATGGTCCTGACGGCGGGCAGCTGCCGCCTGACAGTGCGGATGAAGTGATCGAAAAGGTAAATGAAATCGAGAATGAACTGTCAATTCAAGTCATGGACGAGCATGAACTGAAGGAAAAAGGCTTGATCAAGATGATTGGTTCCGAAGTGGACCGCGCGTATCTTGAGAAGCTGATGACGATTTCCGAAAATCCGACACTCTCAGATGAAGCTGATGTAAAGGTGGTATTCACACCATTGCATGGTACTGCCAATATGCCAGTACGCAATATCCTCACGAACCTGAAATACCAGAATGTCACGGTCGTGAAAGAGCAGGAGCTGCCGGATCCAGAGTTTTCAACGGTGAAAAGTCCGAATCCGGAGGAGCATGCTGCATTTGAGCTGGCAATCCGTGAAGGAAAGAAAATAGATGCAGATGTACTGATTGCTACAGATCCTGATGCCGACCGTCTTGGTATTGCTGTAAAAGACCCAGATGGGGAATATGTTGTGCTGACTGGAAACCAGACGGGAGCGCTGCTTCTGCACTATATCCTGACGCAAAAGCAGGAAAAACAGACACTCCCAGCCAATGGGGCTGTATTCAAGACAATCGTTACTTCAGAACTTGGACGTAAAATCGCTTCTTCTTTCGGGATCGAGACCATTGATGTCCTGACAGGCTTCAAGTTCATTGCTGAAAAAATCAAGCAATATGAAGAGTCAGGGGAGTATAAGTTCCTGTTTGGCTATGAAGAAAGCTATGGATACTTAATCGGGGATTTTGCCCGTGATAAAGACGCAGTCCAGGCTGCAATGCTAGCTGTCGAGGTTTGTGCATATTACAAAAAGAAGGGCATGTCTCTATACGATGCGCTCCTTAGCGTTTATGAAGAATTCGGTTATTATCAGGAAGGGCTGCGTTCCTTGACGCTAAAAGGAAAAGAAGGCGCAGAGCTGATACAGAAAACCCTCGGAGTCTTCCGCCAGGACCCTCTTAAGCAGCTTGGTGAATTGAAAGTTACAGCAGTGGAAGATTATTTAACAGGCGTAAGAGTGAATGAAAACAACGAGGAAGAAAAAATCCAGCTTCCTTCTTCAAACGTTATCAAATACTATCTCGAGGATGGTACTTGGGTGTGCCTTCGCCCGTCTGGAACGGAACCAAAGATCAAGTTTTATTTTGGTGTGAACGACAAGAGCCTGTCTGAAAGCAAGCAGAAACTGCAGAAAATCGAGCAGGATTTCATGCAGGAAGTTGAAATGAAAATGGAAGCAGCAAAGAACCAGTAATTACAGCCTCAGAACTGCAGCAAGAAAGGAAGTAATCATATGTTAAAAGAACAAGTCGCAATCGTCACAGGTGCATCAAGAGGAATCGGCAAGGAAATCGCTGTGAAATTGGCTGAGCAGGGAATGAAGCTCGCAATCGCAGGCAGCTCAGACGAAATCAATCAGACAGCGGAAGAAATGAAACAAAAAGGTTTTTCTGATGTCATTGCCGTCCAGACTGATATCAGCGATGAACAGCAGGTAAAGAACCTTGTTGAAAAAACAATGGAGGCGTTCGGGCAGGTTGATGTACTTGTCAACAATGCTGGAATCGGCTTTTTCAAGCTCGCAGAAGAAGTAACGGTTGAAGAATGGAGAAAGCTATTTGAAGTGAACGTTCAAGGTGTATTCCTTGGCGCAAAAGCCGTTCTTCCTCATATGAAAGAGCGTAAATCGGGTACCATCATCACGATCTCTTCAGATGTTGGAAGATATACCATTCCAAACGGAAGCGCTTATACAGCTTCAAAGTACGCTGTCCAGGGTTTCAGCGGAGCACTCGCTCAGGAAGTCAGGGAATACGGAATTCGTGTTGGCACCATCAACCCAGGAATGGTTGATACCTATTTTGCTGAATCAAAACAGGGGCTTCCGGAAAAGCATGATTGGCTGAAGGTGGAGGACATCGCGAACGCAGTTGTTTATATGGCTTCCGCGCCAAAACATATGCTGATTGATGAAATCGTCATTCACCCGCTTGTGCAGAATTACCCGATTGCCTGATCATGGGGAGCGGTACAGAGAGAAACGGGAACTAATTATTACCAGTGAAAATCAGCATAAAAAATAATAAACACGGCACCTTAATATAGGTGGCCGTGTTATTTTTTTGGTGGAATTCTCTTG
The window above is part of the Mesobacillus jeotgali genome. Proteins encoded here:
- a CDS encoding phospho-sugar mutase, which produces MDWKMKADKWLGFAGLDPELKTELDSLKDNEKALEEVFYKNLEFGTGGMRGEIGAGTNRMNLYTVRKASAGLAAYIEEQGNEAKQRGMAIAYDSRHKSPEFAMEAAKTLATRGIQTYVFEELRPTPELSFAVRYLHAYAGIVITASHNPPEYNGYKVYGPDGGQLPPDSADEVIEKVNEIENELSIQVMDEHELKEKGLIKMIGSEVDRAYLEKLMTISENPTLSDEADVKVVFTPLHGTANMPVRNILTNLKYQNVTVVKEQELPDPEFSTVKSPNPEEHAAFELAIREGKKIDADVLIATDPDADRLGIAVKDPDGEYVVLTGNQTGALLLHYILTQKQEKQTLPANGAVFKTIVTSELGRKIASSFGIETIDVLTGFKFIAEKIKQYEESGEYKFLFGYEESYGYLIGDFARDKDAVQAAMLAVEVCAYYKKKGMSLYDALLSVYEEFGYYQEGLRSLTLKGKEGAELIQKTLGVFRQDPLKQLGELKVTAVEDYLTGVRVNENNEEEKIQLPSSNVIKYYLEDGTWVCLRPSGTEPKIKFYFGVNDKSLSESKQKLQKIEQDFMQEVEMKMEAAKNQ
- a CDS encoding SDR family oxidoreductase, producing the protein MLKEQVAIVTGASRGIGKEIAVKLAEQGMKLAIAGSSDEINQTAEEMKQKGFSDVIAVQTDISDEQQVKNLVEKTMEAFGQVDVLVNNAGIGFFKLAEEVTVEEWRKLFEVNVQGVFLGAKAVLPHMKERKSGTIITISSDVGRYTIPNGSAYTASKYAVQGFSGALAQEVREYGIRVGTINPGMVDTYFAESKQGLPEKHDWLKVEDIANAVVYMASAPKHMLIDEIVIHPLVQNYPIA